Proteins from a genomic interval of Excalfactoria chinensis isolate bCotChi1 chromosome 21, bCotChi1.hap2, whole genome shotgun sequence:
- the NRGN gene encoding neurogranin isoform X2: MDCCNEGACTKLDEDILDIPLDDPDANAAAAKIQASFRGHMTRKKIKGGEMDRKAKDAECANSTRGGDLRNGD; encoded by the exons ATGGACTGCTGCAAC GAGGGCGCCTGCACGAAGCTGGATGAGGACATCCTGGACATCCCCCTGGACGACCCCGACGCCAACGCGGCGGCGGCCAAGATCCAGGCCAGCTTCCGTGGGCACATGACCCGCAAGAAGATCAAGGGGGGGGAGATGGACCGGAAAGCCAAGGACGCCGAGTGCGCCAACAGCACCCGCGGCGGAGACCTCCGCAACGGCGATTAG
- the ESAM gene encoding endothelial cell-selective adhesion molecule codes for MGALPPGALLLGALLGVCSAVLEVHVGTSSVYSVEGEGAVLPAWYTSSSQKKPYISWILKKAAAEHFQILTYLDGEVKVEETELKPRVGFLHPVLTHNISLFINATREHDSGQYICSVNVVDDIISPIRNMAIINLTVLVPPAPPVCRLKGSPTVGANVTLSCASQKGKPSPLYRWQRQEPTKQVFFPPAQDRARGTLKLTNLSLDMSGLYECEAENRAGSAKCSIVLEVHSTSEGAVIAGAVLGSVGALATVAFFTQRLLGYRRKKRDGQEEAANEIKEDAVAPKTPTWTRTRPADTISKTSTLSSIVGSRDRPYGASPPSYTASVLTAAGSYQGPPRAGANPPATNGAPWRPPQPVTPPAGLPPSSLARAGAVPVMVPAQSRAGSLV; via the exons ATGGGCGCGCTGCCGCCGGGCGCGCTGCTGCTGGGCGCGCTGCTGG GTgtctgctcagctgtgctggaggtgcACGTGGGAACGAGCTCTGTCTACTCAGTGGAAGGGGAGGGAGCCGTGCTGCCTGCCTGGTATaccagcagctcacagaagaagccCTACATCAGCTGGATACTgaaaaaagcagctgctgagcacttCCAG atCCTGACATACCTGGACGGGGAGGTGAAAGTGGAGGAGACAGAACTGAAGCCCCGTGTGGGGTTCCTGCACCCCGTCCTCACCCACAACATCTCACTATTCATCAATGCCACGCGGGAGCACGACTCGGGCCAGTACATTTGCTCCGTCAACGTGGTGGATGACATCATCAGCCCGATCAGGAACATGGCCATCATCAACCTGACGGTGCTGG TGCCGCCAGCCCCCCCTGTCTGCAGGCTGAAGGGCAGCCCCACGGTGGGAGCCAACGTGACGCTGAGCTGCGCCTCCCAGAAGGGCAAACCCTCCCCCCTGTACAGGTGGCAGCGCCAGGAGCCCACCAAGCAGGTCTTCTTTCCCCCCGCTCAGG ACCGGGCCAGGGGAACCCTGAAGCTGACGAACCTCTCTCTGGACATGTCGGGCCTCTACGAGTGCGAGGCGGAGAACCGCGCGGGTTCGGCCAAGTGCAGCATCGTCCTGGAGGTGCACTCAA CCAGCGAAGGAGCCGTCATCGCGGGCGCCGTGCTGGGCTCTGTGGGCGCCTTGGCCACCGTCGCCTTCTTCACCCAGCGGCTGCTCGGCTACAGGAGGAAGAAACGTGACGGGCAGGAGGAAGCGGCCAACGAGATCAA GGAAGATGCCGTGGCCCCCAAAACCCCGACCTGGACGCGGACCCGCCCTgcagacaccatctccaagaccAGCACTTTGTCCTCCATTGTGGGTTCCCGAGACAGACCCTACGGCGCCTCCCCCCCCTCCTACACTGCCTCGGTCCTCACCGCTGCTGGCAGCTACCAGGGACCCCCCCGGGCCGGGGCGAACCCCCCCGCCACCAACGGGGCCCCCTGGCGCCCCCCGCAGCCCGTTACCCCCCCGGCGGGGCTGCCCCCCTCCAGCCTGGCGAGGGCTGGAGCCGTCCCCGTCATGGTGCCCGCCCAGAGCCGGGCCGGCTCCTTGGTGTGA
- the MSANTD2 gene encoding myb/SANT-like DNA-binding domain-containing protein 2 isoform X1: protein MAASCGSSQLPAAEPPLKIPKMEVLSPGSPGALSDGNPSLSDPSTPSGASPLGPGPAAGGAGLGGGGAAGGRGGASPSVSFSPGGAAAAAAAAACRGMSWTPAETNALIAVWGNERLVEARYQQLEGAGTVFGSKAPGPAMYERVSRALAELGYERTPSQCRERIKQLHKRQSELVRNAKYTLRRCYSRVKEHGVGKRKSSYTFEQLEQVFGQGGWDSQPCQPVLINSSGLYQELESDGSTMEEYSQEDWGNHSQDLHCYQTGEQELDEMPTTKRTLKIKQESSEDAQKRDVMQNIMQILESVQLKWELFQSWTDFSRLHLSNKLAIFGIGYNTRWKEDIRYHYAEISSQVPLGKRLREYFNSEKPEGRVIMTRVQKMNWKNVYYKFLEITISEARCLELHMEIDWIPIAHSKPTGGNVVQYLLPGGIPKSPGLYAIGYEECHEKPHSPLAEPRGAEPSTETAGELEVPSPQASLRVEMESARIIYCYLGIAEVRTLQQCLFLHFQANTKTFSKEWVGINAFLSQNCVVEPGVSPKSIYIKFVEVERDFLSAGSLVECLEKAIGYPLKFNN from the exons ATGGCGGCGTCCTGCGGCTCCTCGCAGCTCCCCGCCGCCGAGCCGCCCCTCAAGATCCCCAAGATGGAGGTGCTGTCTCCGGGCTCGCCGGGCGCGCTGAGCGACGGCAACCCCAGCCTGTCCGACCCGTCCACCCCCAGCGGCGCCTCCCCGCTGGGCCCGGGGCCGGCAgccggcggggccgggctggggggcggcggggcggcggggggccGCGGCGGAGCGTCGCCCTCCGTCTCGTTCTCCCCGggcggagccgccgccgccgccgcggccgcCGCGTGCCGGGGGATGTCCTGGACGCCGGCCGAGACCAACGCGCTGATCGCCGTGTGGGGCAACGAGCGGCTGGTGGAGGCGCGTTACCAGCAGCTGGAGGGCGCCGGCACCGTGTTCGGCAGCAAGGCTCCAGGGCCCGCCATGTACGAGCGCGTCTCCCGAGCCCTGGCCGAGCTGGGCTACGAGCGCACCCCATCGCAGTGCCGGGAGCGCATCAAG CAGCTTCACAAGAGACAGAGTGAGTTAGTAAGGAATGCAAAATAT ACCCTTCGCAGGTGTTACAGCCGTGTGAAGGAGCATGGTGttgggaagaggaaaagcagctaCACTTTTGAACAGCTGGAGCAGGTGTTTGGCCAGGGAGGATGGGATTCTCAGCCCTGCCAGCCTGTCCTCATCAACAGCAGCGGCTTGTACCAGGAGCTGGAGTCAGATGGCAGCACCATGGAGGAGTACTCACAGGAAGACTGGGGAAACCACAGTCAGGATCTTCATTGCTACCAGACTGGTGAGCAGGAGTTAG ATGAAATGCCCACCACAAAAAGAACATTGAAGATAAAACAGGAGTCTTCAGAAGATGCTCA GAAGCGCGACGTCATGCAGAACATTATGCAAATCCTGGAGTCCGTCCAGTTGAAGTGGGAGCTGTTTCAGAGCTGGACGGACTTCTCCAGGCTACACCTGTCCAACAAACTGGCCATCTTCGGCATCGGCTACAACACGCGCTGGAAGGAGGACATTCGCTACCACTACGCGGAGATCAGCTCGCAGGTCCCGCTGGGCAAACGGCTCCGGGAGTATTTCAACTCGGAGAAGCCGGAGGGCAGAGTCATCATGACCAGAGTGCAgaaaatgaactggaaaaacGTGTACTACAAATTCCTGGAGATCACCATCAGCGAAGCCAGGTGCCTGGAGCTGCACATGGAGATTGACTGGATACCCATCGCTCACTCCAAGCCGACGGGAGGCAACGTCGTTCAGTATTTATTGCCGGGGGGCATCCCCAAGAGCCCGGGTCTGTACGCCATCGGGTACGAGGAGTGCCACGAGAAGCCCCACTCTCCTCTGGCGGAGCCGCGGGGCGCCGAGCCCAGCACTGAGACTGCGGGGGAGCTGGAGGTGCCGTCGCCGCAGGCCTCGCTGCGGGTGGAGATGGAGTCGGCCCGCATCATCTACTGCTACCTCGGCATCGCCGAGGTCAGGACTCTCCAGCAGTGCctgtttttacattttcaggCCAACACCAAAACCTTCAGCAAAGAGTGGGTTGGGATCAACGCGTTTTTATCTCAGAACTGCGTCGTAGAGCCCGGGGTCTCCCCCAAATCCATCTACATCAAATTTGTGGAAGTGGAGAGGGATTTTCTTTCCGCTGGCTCTTTGGTAGAGTGCCTGGAAAAAGCCATTGGATACCCCTTGAAATTCAACAACTGA
- the MSANTD2 gene encoding myb/SANT-like DNA-binding domain-containing protein 2 isoform X2, translating to MAASCGSSQLPAAEPPLKIPKMEVLSPGSPGALSDGNPSLSDPSTPSGASPLGPGPAAGGAGLGGGGAAGGRGGASPSVSFSPGGAAAAAAAAACRGMSWTPAETNALIAVWGNERLVEARYQQLEGAGTVFGSKAPGPAMYERVSRALAELGYERTPSQCRERIKTLRRCYSRVKEHGVGKRKSSYTFEQLEQVFGQGGWDSQPCQPVLINSSGLYQELESDGSTMEEYSQEDWGNHSQDLHCYQTGEQELDEMPTTKRTLKIKQESSEDAQKRDVMQNIMQILESVQLKWELFQSWTDFSRLHLSNKLAIFGIGYNTRWKEDIRYHYAEISSQVPLGKRLREYFNSEKPEGRVIMTRVQKMNWKNVYYKFLEITISEARCLELHMEIDWIPIAHSKPTGGNVVQYLLPGGIPKSPGLYAIGYEECHEKPHSPLAEPRGAEPSTETAGELEVPSPQASLRVEMESARIIYCYLGIAEVRTLQQCLFLHFQANTKTFSKEWVGINAFLSQNCVVEPGVSPKSIYIKFVEVERDFLSAGSLVECLEKAIGYPLKFNN from the exons ATGGCGGCGTCCTGCGGCTCCTCGCAGCTCCCCGCCGCCGAGCCGCCCCTCAAGATCCCCAAGATGGAGGTGCTGTCTCCGGGCTCGCCGGGCGCGCTGAGCGACGGCAACCCCAGCCTGTCCGACCCGTCCACCCCCAGCGGCGCCTCCCCGCTGGGCCCGGGGCCGGCAgccggcggggccgggctggggggcggcggggcggcggggggccGCGGCGGAGCGTCGCCCTCCGTCTCGTTCTCCCCGggcggagccgccgccgccgccgcggccgcCGCGTGCCGGGGGATGTCCTGGACGCCGGCCGAGACCAACGCGCTGATCGCCGTGTGGGGCAACGAGCGGCTGGTGGAGGCGCGTTACCAGCAGCTGGAGGGCGCCGGCACCGTGTTCGGCAGCAAGGCTCCAGGGCCCGCCATGTACGAGCGCGTCTCCCGAGCCCTGGCCGAGCTGGGCTACGAGCGCACCCCATCGCAGTGCCGGGAGCGCATCAAG ACCCTTCGCAGGTGTTACAGCCGTGTGAAGGAGCATGGTGttgggaagaggaaaagcagctaCACTTTTGAACAGCTGGAGCAGGTGTTTGGCCAGGGAGGATGGGATTCTCAGCCCTGCCAGCCTGTCCTCATCAACAGCAGCGGCTTGTACCAGGAGCTGGAGTCAGATGGCAGCACCATGGAGGAGTACTCACAGGAAGACTGGGGAAACCACAGTCAGGATCTTCATTGCTACCAGACTGGTGAGCAGGAGTTAG ATGAAATGCCCACCACAAAAAGAACATTGAAGATAAAACAGGAGTCTTCAGAAGATGCTCA GAAGCGCGACGTCATGCAGAACATTATGCAAATCCTGGAGTCCGTCCAGTTGAAGTGGGAGCTGTTTCAGAGCTGGACGGACTTCTCCAGGCTACACCTGTCCAACAAACTGGCCATCTTCGGCATCGGCTACAACACGCGCTGGAAGGAGGACATTCGCTACCACTACGCGGAGATCAGCTCGCAGGTCCCGCTGGGCAAACGGCTCCGGGAGTATTTCAACTCGGAGAAGCCGGAGGGCAGAGTCATCATGACCAGAGTGCAgaaaatgaactggaaaaacGTGTACTACAAATTCCTGGAGATCACCATCAGCGAAGCCAGGTGCCTGGAGCTGCACATGGAGATTGACTGGATACCCATCGCTCACTCCAAGCCGACGGGAGGCAACGTCGTTCAGTATTTATTGCCGGGGGGCATCCCCAAGAGCCCGGGTCTGTACGCCATCGGGTACGAGGAGTGCCACGAGAAGCCCCACTCTCCTCTGGCGGAGCCGCGGGGCGCCGAGCCCAGCACTGAGACTGCGGGGGAGCTGGAGGTGCCGTCGCCGCAGGCCTCGCTGCGGGTGGAGATGGAGTCGGCCCGCATCATCTACTGCTACCTCGGCATCGCCGAGGTCAGGACTCTCCAGCAGTGCctgtttttacattttcaggCCAACACCAAAACCTTCAGCAAAGAGTGGGTTGGGATCAACGCGTTTTTATCTCAGAACTGCGTCGTAGAGCCCGGGGTCTCCCCCAAATCCATCTACATCAAATTTGTGGAAGTGGAGAGGGATTTTCTTTCCGCTGGCTCTTTGGTAGAGTGCCTGGAAAAAGCCATTGGATACCCCTTGAAATTCAACAACTGA
- the MSANTD2 gene encoding myb/SANT-like DNA-binding domain-containing protein 2 isoform X3, translated as MEEYSQEDWGNHSQDLHCYQTGEQELDEMPTTKRTLKIKQESSEDAQKRDVMQNIMQILESVQLKWELFQSWTDFSRLHLSNKLAIFGIGYNTRWKEDIRYHYAEISSQVPLGKRLREYFNSEKPEGRVIMTRVQKMNWKNVYYKFLEITISEARCLELHMEIDWIPIAHSKPTGGNVVQYLLPGGIPKSPGLYAIGYEECHEKPHSPLAEPRGAEPSTETAGELEVPSPQASLRVEMESARIIYCYLGIAEVRTLQQCLFLHFQANTKTFSKEWVGINAFLSQNCVVEPGVSPKSIYIKFVEVERDFLSAGSLVECLEKAIGYPLKFNN; from the exons ATGGAGGAGTACTCACAGGAAGACTGGGGAAACCACAGTCAGGATCTTCATTGCTACCAGACTGGTGAGCAGGAGTTAG ATGAAATGCCCACCACAAAAAGAACATTGAAGATAAAACAGGAGTCTTCAGAAGATGCTCA GAAGCGCGACGTCATGCAGAACATTATGCAAATCCTGGAGTCCGTCCAGTTGAAGTGGGAGCTGTTTCAGAGCTGGACGGACTTCTCCAGGCTACACCTGTCCAACAAACTGGCCATCTTCGGCATCGGCTACAACACGCGCTGGAAGGAGGACATTCGCTACCACTACGCGGAGATCAGCTCGCAGGTCCCGCTGGGCAAACGGCTCCGGGAGTATTTCAACTCGGAGAAGCCGGAGGGCAGAGTCATCATGACCAGAGTGCAgaaaatgaactggaaaaacGTGTACTACAAATTCCTGGAGATCACCATCAGCGAAGCCAGGTGCCTGGAGCTGCACATGGAGATTGACTGGATACCCATCGCTCACTCCAAGCCGACGGGAGGCAACGTCGTTCAGTATTTATTGCCGGGGGGCATCCCCAAGAGCCCGGGTCTGTACGCCATCGGGTACGAGGAGTGCCACGAGAAGCCCCACTCTCCTCTGGCGGAGCCGCGGGGCGCCGAGCCCAGCACTGAGACTGCGGGGGAGCTGGAGGTGCCGTCGCCGCAGGCCTCGCTGCGGGTGGAGATGGAGTCGGCCCGCATCATCTACTGCTACCTCGGCATCGCCGAGGTCAGGACTCTCCAGCAGTGCctgtttttacattttcaggCCAACACCAAAACCTTCAGCAAAGAGTGGGTTGGGATCAACGCGTTTTTATCTCAGAACTGCGTCGTAGAGCCCGGGGTCTCCCCCAAATCCATCTACATCAAATTTGTGGAAGTGGAGAGGGATTTTCTTTCCGCTGGCTCTTTGGTAGAGTGCCTGGAAAAAGCCATTGGATACCCCTTGAAATTCAACAACTGA